AGTCGTGCAATTGCCAAGCGGCGCTCCGTCTGTGCAACTAACCGGCCAGGCGCTGGCATTGGCTGCTGCGAGGAAGATTGAGAAATGGCATGTGTCGATCAGTCATGCGAAGGATTCGGTGGTTGCTTTTGTGGTGGCGGAAACCAAGGATTAGATTTTAACAAAAAAGACGAAGAAAATTTCACCGATCATTTCTATTTCTCCATCCATTTCTAAAACTCTCGATAGCACTACGTCAACTTGTACATAAATATTGGACGAGTGGAATATATGTGTTATCAAGGAAACTTGAAATCGGTGAGGAGTGGTTGGAGTGCGAAAATATTTCCGCTGGCTGCTGACGCTGTTGTTGGTCATGGGTCTGGGACTGGCCGGGTGCGGGATCAAAACATCCGATTCCGTAGTGAAAGAGTTGGATCATGTCAGCAAGTCGCTAACATCCTACAAAAGTACTGCGATGATGTCTGTCAAGATGCAAAACAGCATTCAAAAGTATTATATTGAAACATGGTATCAAGCGCCTGATGAATATCGAATCGCCCTTGGCAATGAGAACAAAGAGATTTCACAGGTGATCGTTAAAAACAAAGAAGGGATTTTCATCGTAAGCCCCCAGTTAAAAAAGACGTTTCGTTTTAAAGGGGAATGGGCAGAAAACCAAGGCCATATTTACTTGTATCATTCTGTGATTCATAGAATCCTGGATTCAAAAGATAAACATTATTCTTCGGGAGACGGATATGTGGCCTTTGACATGCCGATGAATCCTGAAAATCCTTTGGTAGCCAGGCAAAAAATCGAATTGGATGCAAAAACGCTTTATCCCAAACAGGTGATTTTGTTAGACCGCAAGGACACTCCGATTGTAACGGTACAGTATGATTCATTCAAAACAGGCGTCAGCTTTGACAAAGACGCATTTGACCCGCAAAAAGCGCTGGCGCTGGCACAGAACAGCGATGTGGCGGTCATGGCTGGTTCCAAGGATTTCGGTGTAGTGGAGCCGGCGTATTTGCCGATCGGAACAAAGAAACTGGCGCAAGATACGGAAACGGATCATACGATCTTGATTCGCTATGCCGGACAACATCCCTTAACATTAGTCGAAGAGCGCCCTGCACCGAAAGAATCCGTATTAACAAGCGGAACCCTATATGATATTTATGGACTGCCGATTATCCTTACAGGAACAAACGATGCCCGGACGATGTATTGGCTGAATCACAATGTCCAATATTCCCTCTCTTCGTCCATGCCGATCGGGGAAATGGAGAAAGTGGCGGCATCAACCATGGCGTCCGTCGGAAAGTAAAGCAGGATAAAAACCGGCATCAAGGATCCGGGGAAAAAAACAGCATGTTACATGGAAGCATCTACAGAAGTTACATGGAAGCATGACAGAGTAAGCTAACCAGCAGCAAAACAGTAGCTGACCAGTTGCAAAGCGTTCGCATTGCAACTGGTTTCCGTTCATGGATTGATATATACTAGATTTCGGAATAAAATTTCTGATCAAGAGAAATGGAAAACCTGGGTTTGTACTATAGCTGAAATTGCAAACAGGTTTTGTTCAAAGCGGATGCCTGCCAAATGAACTTGTTTCGTTTTTTACACATAAAAAGCAGACAGCATTCGTATACTTTGAACGGATGATTAAGGAGATGGCCGGAAGGTGCAAATGCTACGTCCAACTTGGGCAGAAGTGGATTTGGATGCAATATCATGGAATGTACGACAGTTTAAATCATTGGTTGGCGAACACGTAAAAGTGCTTGTTGCAGTAAAAGCGGACGCATATGGCCATGGCGCTGTTCCGGTTGCCCGCACGGCGATTGCTGCCGGCGCGGAGTATTTGGGTGTGGCGACGGTGCAGGAAGGCATGGAGCTTCGAAGCGCGGGAATTGATACGCCGATTTTGATACTCGGTTATGTACCTGTCGAAGCAGCGGATTTGATCGTACAAAACGATTTGAGTCAGGCAGTCTATCAGGCGGAATTAGTGTCCGCATTGGCGAAAGCTGCGGAAGACCAGCGCAAACGAGTCAAAGTGCATATCAAAGTGGATACCGGAATGAGCCGTATCGGGATTATGAACCCAAATGACGTTGTAGAACTGGCGACTCGGATTCTCCAGTCTCCGTATCTGGAGTTGGAGGGTATTTTTTCGCACTTGTCGCGAGCGGATGAAGTGGATAAAACCTATACATTTGCCCAATACGAGCGCTGGCTCCGGTTTATTTCCGCATTGGAGCAAGCGGGCATCAGCATTCCCATTCAGCATATTGCCAATAGTGCCGCTGCGATTGATTTGCCCGAATTCCATTTGCAAATGGTTCGAATCGGCATTGGAGCATACGGATGTTATCCTTCATCAGAAGTGAAACGGGAAAACGTCAAGCTGCGGCAGGCGTTGCATCTCTATTCCAAAATTGTGCGCATTGAACAACTGCCGCCAGAGTATCAAGTCGGTTATGGCGGAACATTTTCTTGTGCCGAAGCAGCAAGGACATGTCGAATCGCCACGGTTCCCATCGGTTATGCAGACGGATATAGCCGTCTCTTGTCAAATCAAGGAACGGTGATTGTTCGCGGACAAAGAGTGCCGGTAGCAGGACGGGTGTCGATGGATCAACTGATGCTGGATGTATCTGAAATTGAGTCGGCACAGGTTGGTGATACCGTTTGTTTGTATGGCCGTATGGGGGACCAATGGATCTCTCTTGATGAAGTGGCAGAAAAAATCGGGACAATTTCATATGAAGTTTCTTGTGCTCTGGGAAAGCGGGTACCTCGTATATATCGTGCACATCCGCCTGAAACGATGGTCTGAAAATGTTCGCAACTGCAACAGGCAAAACATAACAAAAGGATTTTTTGATCTGTTGTCGAATTTTTTCTGGACTGTCAAAAATCCGTTTCCTGTTAAGTCCTCTCTTGGCAAGAGTATGAAAAGTTGGGGACTTTGACATACTGTTGGAAAGATCGGTATAATAACGGGTGGAATGTAGTAGCAGGGTGTGATGTTGGAGGTGCCGTATGTTGTCTGAAACCAAACGGATCATGATTAGCATACCGAATAACCTATTACAGGAGGTAGACGGAATCGTGGAAATGGAACACTCGAATCGCAGTGAACTTATCCGTCAAGCCATGCGTCTGTATCTTACAGAGCGTAAGAAACGCTATATTCGGGAAAGTATGCAAAAAGGCTACCTTGAAATGGCTAAGATTAACTTGAATATTGCATCGGAAGCATTTCTTGCTGAAGAAGAGGCAGACCTCACTTTAGACCGTTTGGTGAGCGGGGTGTAGATGATTGAACGTCAAGCGTGGGGACATTTTTTTCGCTGATTTATCGCCTGTTATCGGTTCTGAACAAGGCGGGTTTCGACCTGTGCTGATTATTCAGAACGATATCGGGAATCGATTTAGTCCAACAGTGGTTGTAGCTGCCATTACTGCCCAAATTCAGAAAGCGAAAC
Above is a window of Fodinisporobacter ferrooxydans DNA encoding:
- a CDS encoding LolA family protein, whose translation is MRKYFRWLLTLLLVMGLGLAGCGIKTSDSVVKELDHVSKSLTSYKSTAMMSVKMQNSIQKYYIETWYQAPDEYRIALGNENKEISQVIVKNKEGIFIVSPQLKKTFRFKGEWAENQGHIYLYHSVIHRILDSKDKHYSSGDGYVAFDMPMNPENPLVARQKIELDAKTLYPKQVILLDRKDTPIVTVQYDSFKTGVSFDKDAFDPQKALALAQNSDVAVMAGSKDFGVVEPAYLPIGTKKLAQDTETDHTILIRYAGQHPLTLVEERPAPKESVLTSGTLYDIYGLPIILTGTNDARTMYWLNHNVQYSLSSSMPIGEMEKVAASTMASVGK
- the alr gene encoding alanine racemase, which gives rise to MLRPTWAEVDLDAISWNVRQFKSLVGEHVKVLVAVKADAYGHGAVPVARTAIAAGAEYLGVATVQEGMELRSAGIDTPILILGYVPVEAADLIVQNDLSQAVYQAELVSALAKAAEDQRKRVKVHIKVDTGMSRIGIMNPNDVVELATRILQSPYLELEGIFSHLSRADEVDKTYTFAQYERWLRFISALEQAGISIPIQHIANSAAAIDLPEFHLQMVRIGIGAYGCYPSSEVKRENVKLRQALHLYSKIVRIEQLPPEYQVGYGGTFSCAEAARTCRIATVPIGYADGYSRLLSNQGTVIVRGQRVPVAGRVSMDQLMLDVSEIESAQVGDTVCLYGRMGDQWISLDEVAEKIGTISYEVSCALGKRVPRIYRAHPPETMV
- a CDS encoding CopG family ribbon-helix-helix protein, which produces MLSETKRIMISIPNNLLQEVDGIVEMEHSNRSELIRQAMRLYLTERKKRYIRESMQKGYLEMAKINLNIASEAFLAEEEADLTLDRLVSGV